One genomic segment of [Phormidium] sp. ETS-05 includes these proteins:
- a CDS encoding CHASE3 domain-containing protein encodes MPLLLWLVASGLVYGNVMWLSRRRDGVAFQSAVVAAARRMDGFGGQMLESTANLILFRDGRLLGVYDEAWQLFIDSAAVPEAANSNQEQQQLLGEIRALARRVDRLSRQSFDYVKNGDTDRAIRVLASEESRQLQKRFGELLANFRASEEERLTVLEREAEAAFDAALWWNAVSAVAASFLTLVWGLGRLVPN; translated from the coding sequence GTGCCTCTGTTGCTGTGGCTGGTAGCGTCCGGGCTGGTATATGGTAATGTGATGTGGCTTTCTCGCCGTCGAGACGGTGTAGCTTTTCAGAGCGCGGTGGTGGCAGCAGCGCGGAGAATGGATGGGTTTGGGGGGCAAATGCTCGAATCAACCGCCAACTTAATCCTGTTTCGGGATGGTCGGTTGTTAGGAGTTTATGACGAGGCTTGGCAATTGTTTATTGATTCAGCGGCTGTTCCTGAAGCAGCGAATTCTAACCAAGAGCAGCAGCAACTGTTGGGGGAAATTCGTGCTTTGGCTCGGCGGGTGGATAGGCTTAGTCGCCAGTCTTTCGATTATGTCAAGAATGGGGATACTGACCGGGCAATTAGGGTTTTGGCATCGGAGGAGAGCCGCCAGCTCCAGAAACGATTTGGTGAACTTTTGGCCAATTTTAGGGCGTCGGAGGAGGAACGCCTGACGGTTTTGGAACGGGAGGCTGAGGCTGCTTTTGATGCGGCTCTATGGTGGAATGCAGTTTCTGCCGTGGCGGCGTCTTTTTTGACTC
- a CDS encoding protein-glutamate O-methyltransferase CheR encodes MKFIPNRLILTDKIFVLLRDLIHAHGGIYYADQQKDMLADKLGVRVIERGFDSFLDYYYYLKYDNQTTEEWENVMDILAVSETFFNREYDQIKAMAELFVPQYFDKENALKLWGDISGRSLRIWCAACATGEEPLSIAMALNENGWFERAPITIYATDASTAAINKAKIGIYGQRSFRNFPDVLQRKYFTQESEGLWRVVPELHSRIHWDTANLRSQAEIEPFASSPIIFCRNVFIYFSDEAIRETVGMFAKFMPVPGYLFVAASESLLRLTTDFDLQQIGGAFVYVKR; translated from the coding sequence ATGAAATTTATTCCTAATCGACTCATTTTGACGGATAAAATATTTGTGCTTTTGCGAGACCTGATTCACGCCCACGGCGGGATTTACTACGCAGACCAACAAAAAGATATGCTAGCAGATAAGTTAGGTGTTAGAGTCATTGAACGCGGCTTTGATTCATTTCTGGATTATTATTATTATTTAAAATATGACAATCAAACCACAGAAGAGTGGGAAAATGTTATGGACATTTTAGCTGTATCAGAAACATTTTTTAATCGAGAATATGACCAAATTAAGGCGATGGCAGAGTTGTTTGTGCCGCAATATTTTGACAAAGAGAATGCTCTAAAATTGTGGGGGGATATATCGGGACGGTCTTTGCGCATTTGGTGTGCTGCTTGCGCTACTGGAGAAGAACCGCTCAGTATTGCGATGGCTTTAAATGAAAATGGTTGGTTTGAACGCGCCCCGATTACCATTTACGCCACTGATGCCAGTACGGCAGCAATCAATAAGGCGAAAATCGGCATATATGGCCAGCGTTCTTTCCGCAATTTCCCAGATGTATTGCAGCGGAAATATTTTACCCAAGAATCTGAGGGGTTATGGCGAGTAGTCCCGGAACTTCACTCGCGCATCCATTGGGACACCGCCAATTTGAGGTCTCAGGCAGAAATCGAACCTTTTGCTAGCTCACCCATTATTTTTTGCCGTAACGTTTTTATTTATTTTTCTGATGAAGCCATTCGGGAAACAGTGGGGATGTTTGCTAAATTTATGCCAGTTCCGGGATATTTATTCGTGGCTGCATCGGAATCTTTGCTCAGGTTAACTACAGATTTTGACTTGCAGCAAATAGGCGGTGCGTTTGTGTATGTTAAAAGGTAG
- the cheB gene encoding chemotaxis-specific protein-glutamate methyltransferase CheB, with translation MENILRVLVVDDSAYVRKVVKQMLSRSPFVEVVGTAKDGEEALEMVERLKPDVVTLDLIMPNVDGLEFLRTQMARRPVPVVVVSIAHEGGEQALAALDAGAVDCLQKPTALATEKIFDIADELISKVKAASKVPLNRIKPMDDRAIAPPVPLVSKSRQDIRVDLVAIGISTGGPQALSYLIPSLSADFPVPVAIVLHMPVGYTELYARRLNQLSQLEVLEAKEGQEVRSGLVLLAPAGQHMTFVRLSGGKVVTHLSARPFDTLHRPAADVMFQSAAQVWGDKVLGVVMTGMGSDGKQGAAWIKSQGGMILTEAESSCIVYGMPRSVVEAGLSDKVVPLDQMAAAIINLL, from the coding sequence ATGGAAAATATCTTGCGCGTTTTGGTGGTAGATGATTCGGCATATGTCCGCAAGGTGGTCAAGCAGATGCTTTCTCGCAGTCCTTTTGTGGAAGTGGTAGGTACGGCCAAAGATGGGGAAGAAGCTTTGGAAATGGTGGAAAGGCTGAAACCTGATGTGGTGACATTAGACTTGATTATGCCCAATGTGGATGGTTTGGAGTTCTTGCGCACTCAAATGGCGCGACGTCCGGTGCCAGTGGTGGTGGTGAGTATTGCTCACGAGGGGGGAGAACAGGCTCTGGCGGCTTTAGATGCGGGGGCGGTTGATTGTCTGCAAAAGCCGACAGCTTTGGCAACGGAGAAGATTTTTGATATCGCGGACGAGCTGATTTCCAAGGTGAAAGCAGCGTCCAAAGTGCCATTAAACCGGATCAAGCCGATGGACGATCGGGCTATTGCCCCCCCAGTGCCATTGGTTTCCAAATCACGCCAAGACATCAGGGTGGATCTGGTGGCGATCGGCATTTCCACTGGCGGCCCCCAAGCTCTGAGTTATTTGATTCCGAGCCTAAGCGCTGATTTTCCTGTGCCAGTGGCAATAGTCCTGCATATGCCTGTTGGTTATACAGAATTATACGCCCGACGGTTAAATCAGCTATCCCAGCTTGAGGTTTTGGAAGCCAAAGAAGGTCAAGAAGTGCGATCGGGATTAGTGCTGCTAGCTCCTGCGGGTCAGCATATGACTTTCGTCCGTCTCTCAGGCGGCAAAGTCGTCACCCACTTAAGCGCACGTCCTTTTGACACCCTCCACCGTCCCGCCGCTGATGTCATGTTCCAGTCCGCCGCCCAAGTGTGGGGCGATAAGGTACTGGGGGTAGTGATGACGGGTATGGGCTCTGATGGCAAGCAGGGGGCCGCTTGGATAAAATCTCAAGGTGGCATGATTTTAACCGAGGCGGAATCTTCCTGCATCGTTTATGGAATGCCTCGTTCTGTAGTGGAGGCAGGTTTGAGCGATAAGGTAGTACCCTTAGACCAAATGGCTGCAGCGATTATCAATTTACTCTAG
- a CDS encoding HEAT repeat domain-containing protein, with product MIEDITPGLEARSTDGDLIGEAELAALLASDDEVVRLRGVQALVRRWESWGVADASEFAVSANDTDMNSHVRLLVTALGDESWRVRQAAVDGLARNSDESLVPILVRLIREELTDLSVLNSTLSVLALSNLNTIAPLSALLRSEEDPNLRIYVAQVLGELHDSQAIPVLIEVLADPDVNLRYHAIEALGSLRAVEAVEALAEIAESRDFFLAFPALAALMRIGEPTVAPRLVPLMQDELLCEPAAGALGLLGDKDVVKPLAGLLNLPDAPAAGIARALATLYHRYEQVYGEGMQIVLEARAAISRAAHDNLVGALPSANSEELEALVLVLSWLEGDAIERALVGLLDSGTVGEMAASALVRYGSRATELLITQLNSDKEEAARRATVALGQIGDPAAVPSLTAMLRRAAGLRGGLTLETEVVQDRLLDRESQMAIACAEALAKIGLREADSEQSRLVMEALIELLGNEDAGIRQAAIAALDSLGHPEMPAYLIGDSAPWSRPSLLRHPNAYVRESAVKIAGYFGFPECVPYLLEACADPEERVRRAAIEILPYLEMDDRVLPLLANALCRDDPSVRAAAARALEMVEVEEAMSSLLQALQDTDVWVRYYAVRSLGRMGREEALPFLSRLVQDVAEAPQVRVAAVKALGNIDGVEAVKVLSGLLFGADADALGATQDAMDSDLMLAAIAALGQIKSPSALPPLLRLLQSDSSSLRVDALRALGERGSMGVAEAIYALAVSDDDQLVVRAAIYALARLASKGEEDDGAVVAEAIPALIELMGQEGLTEVCISAMTSDVGAIGSEEQIKWLATGLNHELPLVRRSVVEVLTRLKKPAASSAIIAALADSDPGVRSAAVRSLGHLGNRDCLGMVADLARSDPDPGVRRVAQKMLQM from the coding sequence ATGATTGAAGATATTACTCCAGGGTTAGAGGCGCGTTCGACCGACGGAGACCTGATCGGGGAGGCGGAGCTGGCTGCATTGCTGGCGAGTGACGATGAAGTTGTCCGACTGCGGGGAGTGCAGGCGCTGGTGCGACGTTGGGAGAGTTGGGGCGTTGCGGACGCGTCCGAGTTCGCGGTGTCCGCGAATGATACGGACATGAATTCTCATGTTCGTTTGTTGGTGACTGCTTTGGGGGATGAAAGCTGGCGGGTGCGACAGGCGGCGGTGGATGGTTTGGCGAGGAATAGTGACGAATCTTTGGTGCCGATTTTGGTGCGGCTGATTCGGGAGGAGCTGACTGATTTAAGTGTTCTTAATAGCACTCTGTCGGTGTTGGCTCTGAGCAATTTAAATACTATTGCGCCTCTGAGTGCTTTACTGCGCTCTGAAGAAGACCCAAATCTGCGGATTTACGTGGCGCAGGTGTTGGGGGAATTGCATGATTCCCAAGCGATACCGGTGCTGATAGAGGTGTTGGCTGACCCGGATGTGAATTTACGCTATCACGCGATCGAGGCTTTGGGGAGTTTGCGAGCAGTGGAGGCGGTGGAGGCGCTGGCGGAGATTGCGGAATCGCGGGATTTCTTTTTGGCTTTTCCGGCTCTAGCGGCGCTGATGCGGATTGGAGAGCCTACGGTGGCGCCCCGTCTAGTGCCTTTGATGCAGGATGAGCTTTTGTGTGAGCCGGCGGCGGGGGCTTTGGGATTGCTGGGGGATAAGGATGTGGTGAAGCCGCTAGCGGGGTTGTTGAATTTGCCGGATGCCCCGGCGGCGGGGATTGCGAGGGCGTTGGCGACTTTATATCATCGCTACGAGCAGGTATATGGTGAGGGGATGCAGATTGTGTTGGAGGCGAGGGCGGCGATTTCCAGGGCGGCCCATGATAATTTGGTGGGGGCTTTGCCGAGCGCTAATTCTGAGGAGCTTGAGGCGCTGGTGTTGGTGTTGTCGTGGCTGGAAGGGGATGCGATCGAGCGGGCTCTGGTGGGGTTGCTGGATTCAGGTACGGTGGGAGAAATGGCGGCATCGGCGTTGGTGCGTTATGGTTCTCGCGCTACGGAACTGTTAATCACCCAGTTGAATTCTGATAAAGAGGAGGCGGCGCGGCGTGCGACGGTGGCGCTGGGGCAGATTGGCGATCCTGCAGCTGTGCCGTCGCTGACGGCGATGCTGCGTCGGGCGGCGGGGTTGCGGGGCGGTCTAACATTGGAGACGGAGGTGGTACAGGATCGCCTTTTGGACCGGGAATCCCAAATGGCGATCGCTTGTGCGGAGGCTCTGGCAAAAATTGGGTTGAGGGAGGCGGATAGCGAGCAGTCTCGCCTGGTAATGGAGGCTTTGATTGAGTTGCTGGGTAATGAGGATGCGGGGATTCGGCAGGCGGCGATCGCGGCGCTGGATTCTCTGGGACATCCAGAAATGCCTGCGTATTTGATTGGGGATTCGGCGCCGTGGTCGAGACCGTCGTTACTGAGACACCCCAATGCTTATGTGCGGGAGTCGGCGGTAAAGATAGCTGGATATTTCGGTTTTCCCGAATGCGTGCCTTATCTCCTGGAGGCTTGTGCGGACCCGGAGGAGCGGGTACGGCGGGCGGCGATTGAGATTTTGCCTTATCTGGAGATGGACGATCGGGTGTTGCCGCTGTTGGCGAATGCTCTTTGCCGCGATGATCCTTCGGTGCGCGCCGCTGCGGCTCGGGCTTTGGAGATGGTGGAGGTTGAGGAGGCGATGAGTTCGTTGCTGCAGGCGCTGCAGGATACGGATGTGTGGGTGCGCTACTATGCGGTGCGGTCTCTGGGGCGGATGGGGCGCGAGGAGGCTCTGCCTTTTTTGAGTCGGTTGGTGCAGGATGTGGCTGAGGCGCCCCAGGTGCGGGTGGCGGCGGTGAAGGCTCTGGGCAATATTGATGGGGTGGAGGCGGTGAAGGTGTTGTCGGGTTTGCTTTTTGGTGCGGACGCGGACGCACTAGGGGCTACGCAGGATGCGATGGATTCGGATTTGATGCTGGCGGCGATCGCGGCTTTGGGTCAGATTAAGTCTCCATCCGCATTGCCTCCTTTGCTGCGTTTGTTGCAGTCGGACTCTAGTTCTCTGCGGGTTGATGCGCTGAGGGCACTGGGGGAGAGGGGTTCAATGGGTGTGGCGGAGGCGATTTATGCTTTGGCGGTTTCTGATGATGACCAGTTGGTGGTGCGGGCGGCAATTTATGCTCTTGCGCGTTTGGCGTCTAAGGGGGAGGAGGATGATGGGGCGGTTGTGGCGGAGGCGATACCGGCTTTGATTGAGCTGATGGGGCAGGAGGGTTTGACGGAAGTTTGTATTTCTGCGATGACTAGCGATGTGGGGGCGATCGGCTCGGAGGAACAGATTAAGTGGTTGGCTACGGGGTTGAATCACGAGTTGCCTTTGGTGCGGCGATCTGTGGTGGAGGTGTTGACGCGGTTAAAGAAGCCTGCGGCATCAAGTGCGATTATTGCGGCTCTGGCGGATTCTGACCCTGGGGTGCGATCGGCGGCGGTGCGGTCTTTGGGGCATTTGGGTAATCGCGACTGTTTGGGGATGGTGGCGGATTTGGCGCGTAGTGACCCGGACCCAGGGGTGCGGCGGGTAGCGCAGAAAATGCTACAGATGTAA